Proteins encoded by one window of Carcharodon carcharias isolate sCarCar2 chromosome 27 unlocalized genomic scaffold, sCarCar2.pri SUPER_27_unloc_2, whole genome shotgun sequence:
- the LOC121273847 gene encoding zinc finger protein 239-like: MYHQRVHTDEKPLRCSHCGTGFRRSSQFTVHQRTHTVERPFTCSECGKGYTQSSDLLTHQRVHTGERPFTCSECSHCGTGFKRPSELTVHQRLHSGKRPFNCSECGKGFTQSSALHTHQRVHTGERPFICSECGKGFADSSNLLTHQQVHTGERSFKCPDCGKCYKSTRGPMSHQRVHTDERPFRCSHCGTGFRRSSQLTEHQRIHTGARPFTCSICGKGFTTSSNLLRHQRVHKKLQ; this comes from the exons ATgtaccatcaacgtgttcacactgacgagaaaCCGTtgaggtgctctcactgtgggactggattcAGACGATCATCTCAATTCACTGTACACCAGCGAACTCACACTgtagagagaccattcacctgctccgagtgtggaaagggatacactcaatcatctgacctgctgacacaccagcgagttcacactggggagagaccgttcacctgctccga gtgctctcactgtgggactgggttcaagcGACCATCTgaactcactgtacaccagcggCTTCACAGTGGGAAGAGACCATTCAACTGCTCAGAGTGTGGcaaaggattcactcagtcatcggCATTGCACACACAtcagcgggttcacactggggagagaccgtttatctgttctgagtgtgggaagggattcgctgattcatccaatctgctgacacaccagcaagttcacactggagagagatcaTTTAAGTGCCCAGACTgcgggaagtgctataaaagcACCAGGGGACCgatgtcccatcaacgtgttcacactgacgagagaccgttcaggtgctctcactgtgggactgggttcaggcgatcatctcaactcactgaacaccagcgaattcacactggggcaAGGCCATTCACTTGTTCcatatgtgggaagggattcactacctCATCCAACCTActcagacaccagcgagttcacaagaaACTACAGTGA